The sequence AATATGTCAGAGGAGCAAGTTGTTTCACGTTCGTCTGTAGTTGAAACAATTCGTAGCCATTATGAGCTAATTTTCGCCCTAGTATCTGGGGTATTTATTTTAATTGGATGGTTGTCAGAACATGATCATGCTTTATTTGTTTCCACTACCTTTTATTTATTAGCCTTTTGTGTAGGTGGTTACGCGAAAGCAAAAGAAGGAATTCAGGAAACCTTGGCAGAAAAAGAACTAAATGTTGAGATGTTAATGATTATCGCAGCGATTGGTTCTGCTATTATTGGTTATTGGGCAGAAGGAGCCATTTTAATTTTTATCTTTTCGTTAAGTGGCGCTTTAGAATCATATACATTGAATAAAAGCCAAAAGGAAATTTCGGCGTTATTTGAATTACAGCCGGAAGAAGCATTACGCCTTATTGATGGAAAAGAGGAAAAGGTTACGGTGGATCAGCTGCAAATTGGCGATCGGATTCTTATCAAACCGGGCGACCGTATTGCAGTAGATGGCATTATTATTCGGGGAGAGACTCATATTGATGAATCAGCTATAACCGGGGAATCGGTACCAAACGGAAAGAAGACTGGTGATGAGGTATTTGCAGGAACGGTTAATATACGTGGTTCTATTGAAGTGGAAATGACACAATCAAGTGATCAAACATTGTTTCAAAGAATTATCCGTCTTGTCCAAAGTGCTCAAAGTGAAAAATCACCATCCCAATTATTCATTGAGAAATTTGAAGGAACGTATGTTAAAGTTGTGCTGATTATAGTTGGAATGATGATGTTTATTCCACATTATGCATTAGAGTGGAGTTGGAATGAAACATTATATCGGGCGATGATTTTACTTGTGGTTGCCTCCCCGTGTGCTCTGGTTGCCTCCATTACGCCAGCTGCCTTGTCCGCAATTTCTAACGGAGCCAGACATGGTATTTTATTTAAGGGAAGTGCTCATCTTGAGCAACTAGCTTCGTTGCAAGCCATTGCTTTTGATAAAACTGGCACACTGACTATGGGAAAACCGATTGTAACAGACATCTTCGTACAAGATGGTATTAGTAAAGAGGATTTGCTTTTGATTGCTGCCTCTATTGAAAATCACTCAACCCATCCATTGGCAGATTCCATTGTTAACTATGTGAAAAATAATTTTGATATTGAACTGAGACGTCCTGAACAGGTAGAGGATATAACGGGATTTGGATTAAAGGGAAAGTTAGACGGAAAATCATATAAAATTGGAAAAGGAGACTTTATTGGGGAAGAAGCTAAATGTTTCCATCCATTAACTGTAAACGAACTATCCCAACAAGGGAAAACAATTGTATACATTGCCGATCATGATAGCGTGTTAGGCTTCCTTGCTTTAAAGGATGTCATACGAGATGAAACAGTTGAAGTCATTCGAGAATTAAATACATTAGGTATTAAAACGATCATGATTACAGGCGATAATGAACAGACCGCAAAGGTTATTGCTGAGGAAAGTCAAATTTCTGAATACTATGCATCCTGTTTACCTGAGACAAAAGTAGAGACTGTAAAAGTACTGAAAGAAAAGTATAAAACAGTTGCGATGGTTGGAGATGGCATAAACGATGCTCCTGCTTTAGCAACAGCAAATGTAGGTATTGCTATGGGTGGAGGGACGGATGTTGCACTAGAAACGGCAGATGTGGTGTTAATGAAAAACGAGCTTTTTCGTCTTGGGCAGGCCATTCGGTTGTCTAAACGTATGAATAGAATCGTTAAACAAAATATTATACTTTCTTTAACAATAATTGCCCTATTGATTTGTTCTAATTTCCTTCAACTTCTAGCTTTACCGTTTGGTGTTATCGGACATGAAGGAAGCACTCTTTTAGTGATTTTAAATGGATTACGTCTTTTAAAATCCGATAAATAAGTACGAAAATAGTAATATAAGTACTTCCTTGAAGGCCTTGAATTTTCGCTCAAAAGTCATACATTTTAAACAACGGAGATTTTTACAGTCTAGTAAAGGTAAGTTATTGCGTTTGGTTGGTGAGACCTCTTTACTTCAAGTATGGTTCTGGAGAGACTCTGGGTGAAACTACCGGGAGCTACTCGATTAAGGGAGAAGGAGTTAGTACCTTCTCCCTATCTAATTTTTCACAAAACCTATTCGTTTTGCACAGTCACATTTCCTGTCATATAATTATTGTGCGTCATTGCCCATGGATTATTGTCCCCATCCACCATGGCGTAGCATCATATTTAATGGATTTTTTTCATGGAGTTAATTATTTATCCCTTTAGAATTTTTTCCAAAACATTTCTAAAGGGATATTTTTTGGGGGATAATTACTTTTCATTTTGTCTTATTATTAGTATATTGGCGCAATATTAGCCTATTTTGAATTTAAATAAAATATTAATAGCCAATTGAATTCATCGTTTCTTTTAGAACTGCAACCGAATAATTAAATTGTTCTTGTTCTTTTTGATTTAAATCAATTTCAATTAACTCTCTTATTCCATTTCTATTTATGACAGCAGGAACCCCTATGTATATATCCCGGTGTCCATATTCTCCATTTAAGTGAACGGAAACCGTTAGAATACTGTTTTCATTATTGAGGATCGCTTTTGTAATACGAACAAGTGACATTCCTATACCGTAGAAGGTTGCTCCTTTTCTACCAATTATTTGGTAGGCTGCATCACGTACACTGATAAAAATTTCTTCCAAACATTCTTGATTACAATCATTTCTTTTTTCCAGAACAGTTTCAAGAGGTTCAATTCCAATTGTAACATGGCTCCATACCGGCAGTTCGGTATCCCCATGCTCGCCAATTATAGCAGCGTGAACGTTTCTAGTGTCAACATTTAGATATTGTCCTATGGCAAATCTCAGACGAGCAGAATCTAAAACAGTACCAGATCCGATCACTCGTTCCTTCGGCAGTCCTGATTCCTTCCAAGTTACATACGTTAAAATGTCAACTGGATTTGTAGCAACTAAGAAGATACCATTAAAATGACTTGCCATAATACTTTGGACAATTTGTTTGAATATTTTTGTGTTTTTTTCGACTAATTCTAAACGCGTTTCTCCAGGTTTTTGGGCAAGACCTGCTGTAATGACCACTAGATCAGCTTTTTCACAGTCACTATAATTTCCATTCCATACTTTTACCGGTGATGGTGCAAAGGGCATCCCATGATTTAAATCCATCGCTTCACCCTCTGCTTTTGCATCATTTACATCGATCAGAACCAATTCCTCTGCTACACCTTGGTTTATCATGGAATAAGCATAACTGCAACCAACCGCCCCTGTGCCAATTATCGCAACTCTCTTTATTTTTTCTTCATGCATTTTTCTTTCTTCCTTCCTATTTAGGAATTGTCAACGTATCTACTCTTCTTCTTTTTGTGAAAAATAGGGTTTATTAGCATAATAATACATGATTCCCATCATAAATTCCCCTCCAATTAAATTCCCAACCGTAACGGGAATTAAATTTCGAATAATACCCGCTAATGAAATAGTGCCAGGATGATGGTGAACAAGGGCAATGGCAAAAGAACACATATTGGCAATGCTGTGTTCATATCCTGAAATAAAAAAGCAAAACACAAATAACATCATTGAAAACATTTTGGCTCCACTTTCCTTAAAAGCCATGGGAATAAAGAAAGCTAGACATACGAGCCAATTACATAAAATGCCTCTAAAAAATAATTGCAGAATGGGTGCATGCAATTTGTGGTCTACAACCGTCATGAGGAAAGAGGTTGAATCTGGGGCTTCAAATAGTCCCGTGGAATAAATGAAAAAGGCAAATGCCAAAGCCCCCAATATGTTCCCTATATAGCTATACAGTAGTAGATGAAAAACTTGACTCCATTTCATCCGACTCCTTAATGCTGCATATGTGTAATAAAAGGTATTTCCTGTGAAAAGGTCTCCTCCTCCAAATGCAATTAAAATAATGGCTGCTCCAAAAGTGAATGCAGCTATTGGATAGGCAAAAGGAGAGTGGACTAAAAAGAAAAAATTTCCTGACCTAAAAGCTACAATCACCCCAAATCCAATAAACATACTGGCAAGCATGCTTCTCGAAATATAGCGTATTTTGCTTTGTTGAAAGACTTTTAATTTTTTTAAAGCTAACTTTTCGACTTCGTGCAATGGTTTGGTTTCTATAATATCACCCATTTCTTTATGATTACCTAATGGACTCCAAGATGCTCCTTTATTCCATAATAGTAAGGTTGGCATTTTTTGATTGGAAAATTGAATGAGCAAGGCTCCTAAATTGGATTGGGTAATAAATCCACGTTTAATAGCCTTCTTTAAGCCTTGCTCATAAGATAAAGTTTCCCATTGCAAACTATTGTATACAGGGATATAGCGCTACATAATGTAGTAAAGAATATAAAAATAAAAAATCCATCCCTTTTAGAAAAGAGGATGGACTTTGCTGTAACTACCAAGCTGTTTTTGCTTGGCAATATTAATTATGTACTAAATAAGTTCAATTATACTTCAAGATATACAACTTATATTATTCTTCAAATTGGTTTGAAACACATTGTTAATAAATGACGGAAGAAATGGTGTCAATACTTAAAAGTTATGACACTATTCGTTTTAAAGAAATTAAATTATTGGTCCAATTAAAAAGAAGATTGTTCAGCAAACGGGCCATTTAATGGATGAATAATTACTTTAAAGAAAATTGGATATTTATGTTAGAATTAATGCGTGATTTTTGAAGGGTTGTACTTAAACTACAGGTAACTAAAAGAACATTCCATTTCTATTAATACCTATTGATGATATTTCTGGTATGCGACAGACCCGATTATTATAATTTTGCTTGCTCCCTCCGTTACATCATACGCTAATCTTAAATTATACCAACGTTGATGGAGGTATAATTTTATGAAAAATCAAGAACTGCTTTTACAATTAGTGAATTTGGAAAGCGTACAAGTACAACAGTAAGGACGTTAAGATTTTATGGAGAATTAGGATTACTGACAATAACAAAGCAAAATGGGTCTGGCCACAAGCTGAAGTTAAGATAAGCGCGATTTGTGGGCAGTACCCCTTATTAACCCGTTAAGCAACCAAACAGTTGTTTAGTTTACAATTAAATTGTTTAAACATAGATTTAATAATGATTAGGAGGAACAAATGATCAGTAAACTAAATCAAGTTATAAAATGTTTCCCTTGCCTGTCCTCTATTGAAGCTAAGGAATGGAATAGAACTGATATTTCTATAGTGCAAGTTCCAACCACTCCTGTAGCTTTTGCAAAGGGGCATCGCTTACACCATGCTATTTTTATTTTGGATGGCTGTGTACGCATTTATAGGGTTGGAGAAAATGGTAGGGAGATTACCCTCTATCGGGTTCATAGCGGTGGCGTTTGTCTAATAATGGTAGCTAGCGTATTAGGTGATTTAGAATATGAGGCTTATGCCGCAATCGAAAGTGATGTTGAAGCCTTAATCATTCCAGCCGAAACTTTTCGGAACTGGATACATACATATGATTCGTTAAGCAGATTTATATACGGATTATTTATTCGTAAAATGTCAACTGTGACTCAGCTGGTAGAAGAGATTGCTTTTAAAGGGATAGACGATCGAGTTGCAGATTATCTCATTAAACATACCTCTCAGTATTCCGACGAAATAATCATAACCCATGAGAGGTTGTCTATCGAGTTAGGGACAGCAAGGGAAGTTGTTAGCCGAACACTAAAGCAGTTTGAGAAGGAGGGATTTCTTACTTTACATCGTGGGAAAATCATAAACATCCAACGAAAGGATTTACAACAAAAATTCAGCCGTTTTCTGTGATATAGTTACAGAAATTTTCCTCTTTTAGATTATATGATTATGGAGACAACATTCATTAATGAAGGAGGATCTCCATGGAAAATCCAAACGACCTTTACAAAGGTGACGATGTTCTTTATCGAAATTCTTATTTAAAACGAATTAATGAGCTGATAAAAATGGCACCAGCACCCTCAAAAGCCTTCTTAGCATTTGAGAAGGAAGCGTTTGTATCTGGATTAATATCAACAAAAACAAAGGAACTTATTGCGATTGCGGTGGCTCATACGACTGGTTGCCCCTATTGTATTGATGTTCATGTGAACAAATATAAGAAATATGGGGGAACTATGGTTGAGGTTATGGAGGCAATTATCGTTGCATCTGCAGTAAAAGCTGGAGCAGCCTTGAGTCATGGTGTAAATGCCTTAAATGCGTATGAGAAAAACAATATGCTATAAGGGATTCCATCCCATACCTAGATGGACATGTGGAAACCGGTTAGATTAGTTTTATAAATGATTGAATGTAAATAATTAAGAAACCCAGCTAATCTTCTAAATAGCTGGGTTTCTTAATTTGGATGAGCAAAATAGCATATAAAATAAGCCCAAATTATATCCTAAAGTGACATCCTGCTTAAACACTCTTCTTTTTGATTTGACATATAATTTCATTTCAAATCAAAAAAGAGTGTTCAGAAGATGACGAGTTTTTGAACATATAATAGGTTTGCTTTTTTTACTTGGTTCAGCAAACGGGCCATATTCTGGAATAAGGCGAGGGGTCAAATCAGGGGATTTTAAAAAAAATGGGAGATAGTTAAACAACCAATCAACCATACGCTTTCATGTAAAAAGAATAAATGAATATTGATTCCAAAATCTGAACAAAATAATTTTACTTGTAAATACAATTGAAAATGAGGCTTTATTGATATGGAAATTGAGTTGAATAAACAAGCAGTTTTAACTATTCGTGGTTTGTATTTTTGCATTGTGGAACAGTGGGCATGTATTAACAAAGTACACGGTATTTCTTCAGCTCAGCAACATCTCTTATTCATTTTATCTACACATGAAAAACCACTAACAATTAGTGAGATAAGCAATTTAGGTTGTTGGCACTTATCTACAGTAAGTCGACTGTTACAACCCTTGATAAGAGAGAATTTTGTTACTGTACAAAAATGTAAAACGAAATACAAATATGTATCAATTACTAATCATGGCTTCGAGAAGTTAAAGGAAATTGCTAAGCAAGTTTTTCCACTGAAGGAATTTCCGTTTGATTTTTCAGATATTGAACAAGAAGAAGTTCAAATATTTATTGAAATAGGGTTGAAAATATTAAAAAATTTTAAGGGTGAGGAATTTTTAACTTGGGTTAAAAAACCCCACTTCCAAGAGTATCAATCGTCCTAGTTATTAATGATATTTCTACCGTTGTTTACAATTTATTAGGAGGAAACAAAAGTTGGAAACAGATAACAGTATTAGACTTACATCTGGTGAAATTGCGAGTTTATGGACGACATACATGAGTGATAGCATGGCAATATGCGTGATTAAACATGCTTTAGATAAGGTAGAAGATACAGAAATTCGTGCTGTTTTGGAATTAGCTTTAAATTTATCCCAAAGCCATGTGGATAAAATTAAACAAATTTTTATTGATGAAGGCTTCCCTGTTCCACACGGTTTTACAGATGAAGATGTAGACCTTAAGGCACCTCGTTTGTTTTCAGATTCTTTTTGGTTAATGTACATCAACAAAATGTCTATTAACGGTTTGACTGCTTATGCTATGGCATTGACTACTGCAACACGCGCTGACATTCGTGATTTTTATACTCATGTTAATGATTCAACTATGGAACTTTATAACAAGTCACTTAATGTTAAACTATCCAAAGGACTCTTTGTAAGACCACCTTACATTTCTACACCAGAAAAAATTGATTTTGTAAAGAAGCAAAGTTTTTTGACAGGGTGGTTTGGAGAACGTAGACCAATCAATGCTGTGGAAATTAGTCATATTGACTTTAACATAAAAAAAAAGTATGTTAAAGGAAGCAATTATGCTTGGATTTGCTCAAGTAAGCCAGTCAAAGGAAGTAAGGAATTTTATATCACGAGCAAGAGACCTTTCTTCAAAACACATTGAGATTTTCCGTACAATATTAACTGATAACAATCTACCGTCTCCTTCATCTTGGGAATCAGAGGTAACAAATTCCACCATTGCACCCTTTTCGGATAAGTTAATGTTGTTTCATACGCAATTATTGGTGAATTATGCCATAGGTTATTATGGCGCTAGTTTGGCTGGGTCTTATCGGAGAGATTTAGCAGCTAAAGTAACACAAGTAATCGGAGAAGACTTGTTACTTGTTGAAGATGGAGTAAATCTCATGATTGATCATGGATGGCTAGAACAAGTACCACAAGCAGATGATAGGGAAGAGTTAGTAAAGAAATAGAGTTACAAAACTGTTCAACATTTTTGTAAGAAACTAGCTCTTAATTAAGTAAAATGGGTATTTAAGTTAGTGATAGGGTTGCGAGCAGCAATCCTATTTTGGTGCCAGCTGATAAGAAAAGCTGAAGACGGTTAATTAAATATAATGGATAATTATTCTTGCTTTGTATAGGAATAAAATTATTAAAATTGTCACGGTGAAATTAGTTTGTTTTGCAAAGGAACTAAGATCACAACATTATTTTGGATTGATATAAGTGGCTTGGTTATAACAACGATGCGAGGGCAGTTGTTTTGTGGAAGTAAGCTTATAAATAATTGTACCGATATGAACAAAACGGTCAATATCTCCTAAGCAATTTCAATTTTGGTTTGGTAACTAAAAGAAAACACGCTTTTTTCAGCTTCTTTTTTTAGATTGGGTTCAGCACTCTTGATCTAGTTTAAAAACGGTTCGAAATATAATGAAATATTCCACCTAGAAGGGTTTGGTTAGTTGGGATGTGGAGGAATTGGGAAATAACACAGAAAGTTGCTTTACGCATCGTTCTTATCTATATTTTCAGTAGTATTACATGGATCATTTTTTCTGATTACTTGATGAATTATTACCTTTACATTAAATCAGCTTGGATCGAAATCTTCAAAGGATGTATGTTTATTTTGATTACAGGCTTAATTTTTTACAACTTAATTAAAAAGGGGATAAAAGTGACGGTAGAATCTGAAACCAAATTTCGTACTATCGTTGAAAACGTATCGGATTTAATTGCTGTTATTGATCATAATGGTAACTTCGAATATTTATCTCCTTCTCATCAGAATATTTTTGGATATTCTGAAGATGAATTAGTGGGGAAATCTGTTTTTGATTTTTTAAAAGTAGAAGAGACCACTAAAATAAAACGAAGGTTACAGGACATAAAGACTCAAAAATATAGAGTTCCTGTTGAGTATAATATAAAACATAAAGATGGTCATTTTGTATTAGTCGAAGGAAGAGGAGTACCTATCATTGGAGAATATGGTGAAGTCAAAAAAAATCATCTTATTTTCACGTGATATTACGGAAAGGAAAAAAGCTGAGAGACAGCTTATGGAAAGTGAAGAACGTTATCGGAAACTTGTAGAGTATTCACCTGAAACCATCCTCATTCATATAGATGGGAAAATTGTTTATGTCAATAAAGCAGGTCTATTGTTGGTTTATGCAAATAATAAAAATCAAATATTAGGTAGAAATGTATTTGATTTTATTTCTCCTGAATACCATGAGCATACAAAAAAACAAATGAAAAAAGTGAAAGAGAATGGACTATCTGAAATTAGTGAGTATCAGATTATTCGGTTAGATGGAGCGCATCTTTTTGTAGAATTATTGACATTTCAAACTATATATCAAGGTCAAAGTGCAATGCAGGCTATTTTAAGAGACATTACAGAACGTAAAAAAGCACAGGAACAGGTCCAATATTTGGCTTATTTTGATCCATTAACCGGTATTCCTAACCGTAATCATTTGCATAAATATCTTGGTGAAGTTTTAGAAAGTAACAAGGTTGATAAAAAAATAGTTGCAGTTTTATTTTTAGATTTAGATCGATTTAAATTGATAAACGATACGTTTGGTCATAGTTTTGGTGATCTATTATTGAAAGAAGCAACCATAAGGATTAGTAGAGTTTTGGAGAAAGATGGTATACTTTTCCGTTATGGAGGAGATGAGTATGTTATTGTTGTGGAAGGAGTTGAACCTAGAGAAGTATCTCAACTTGCAGAAAAACTTATAGAAACATTCTCATCACCTTTTTACATTCAAGAACGTCAAATGTTTATTTCAACTAGCATTGGAATTAGTCTATTTCCAAAAGATGGAGAAACAGTGGAAGCTCTCATACAAAATTCAGATGCAGCGATGTACTCTGCTAAAGAGAATGGTAAAAATAATTTTCGATTTCATTCTAGTTATTTAAATACAAATAATAATCGAAAAATGGAAATTGAATTAGGCATTAGAAAAGCACTAGAACAAAATGAATTTACATTGTACTATCAACCTTTAGTTGATCTTGATACTAAGAAGATCGTTGGATTAGAAGCTCTAATTCGTTGGATTCATCCTGAATATGGCTTTATTTCTCCAGCGGAATTTATTCCTGTTGCAGAGGAATGCGGGCTAATTGTATTAATTGGAAATTGGGTTCTAAAAACGGCATGTGAGCAGTTTAAACGTTGGTTAGATTCAGGATTTCCTTTAAAAAGGATTGCAGTGAATGTTTCAGCTATACAATTTTGTGACCAAAATTTTGTGAATACTGTAAATCAAGTTTTACATGATACAAAGCTTGAAGCCTGTTTCTTGGAATTAGAAATTACTGAAAGTGCCACACAGCAAGTAGAAGAGGCGACTAAAATTATGAAGGTATTAAAAGAAATTGGTGTTCAACTTTCCATTGATGATTTTGGTACAGGTTATTCTTCATTAAATTATTTGAGACAATTTCCTATTAATACCTTAAAAATTGATAAGTCTTTTGTGGATGAAATTAATAATAATTATAATGGTGAAGTAATCGTTAAAACCATTATTGAACTAGGAATTAGTTTGGGATTTATGGTAATTGCTGAAGGTATTGAAAATGAACAACAATTATCATTTTTAAAAGAAAACAACTGTCAAATAGGACAAGGTTATTTATTTAGTAAACCTTTGCCAACTCATGAATTAGAGGATCTTTTAAAGAAATAAATATTTATTTCTTTAGGAATATTTTAACAAACGGGTTTTGGATTAATGATCTATTGTGATTCTTACTGTGTAAATAAAAGTTTAGGTAAGGATAAAGAACTTCGTGAGGATAACGTAATAAAAAATAGCAGAAGCATTGTTAAGTCAAAAATTTTATTTCACGACTTTATTTAAAGAACAATTATTCATTTAGAACTATTTTTCTTATGCAATAAAAAGGCGCCTTTCTTGGACAGGAGGGCTTCTTCCTTTATTGGGTCATTTAATGATTAGCTTTATTATGGTGAAATTTTCTGTAAACAGCTAAATAGGATCTTTTAACTTTTTAGAATGAAATCGAAAGAGGAGGTTGGCACGATATGTCGCAATCCATTATTCCTAGAGCTGCTGTGCGTGGGAGAGCTTCTGGAGTTATCTTCTTGGCATTTTTCGGTACTCTGTGGGCCGGAATTGGAATTAGAGGACTACATGGCTGGAGATTTCTCTGGCATTCGATCTTATCCCTTTTGATTGGTGTGGTAGTGCTTATTGGGGGAGTCGAATTGATAATTAAATCAAAAAGGTTATCAAACGAGATGGGGGAAGGGGATTCCAATCGTTGGAAACGAAAGAATATGTGGTTCGGTATTAATTTTGGCCTAGAAGGCTTGTTGATTGGTGTCGCCTCTGCAATTTGTAGGTCTACTAATCACTTGGATTTGTTTGTCCCTATCATAGCTCTTATTGTCGGTGTTCATTTCTATCCCTTAGCACACCTTTTTCAAGTCAAGATTTATTATTTTTCTGGTTCACTCCTTTGTTTGCTTTCGGCAATCACACTGTTCACTTTACCTGTAAGAGTTACCTGGGAGAATAATCAAATTATGGTATGGTGGATAACTGTCGGCTTTGGCTCAGCCTTGATATTGTGGGGAACCTGTGTGACAGTTTGGCAAGTAGGCAATAAATTGCTGAACAGTGCTGGGAATAGAGCCAAAGAAGCTGAGGAATCTTTCAGGTTTTAATATAGAAAAAACTGTTCTTTTTTATTCAACGGGTGCAATTCTAGAGTAGAAATTGCACTCTTTCTTTTTGTATATGGGATAGCTTCAGGATTTTGACAATTTACAACGCTAAGATAGAAACCCTTGTATCAATAGGGTTTAATCTATTGGGACTTAACTGATTTTGCATCAAATAAAGATTGCTAGTGTCTCATATGCCTTGTCTCAAAAGTCTTATCGTTGTTAAATACTTCAATTTTAGTGCTACTAACAGCTTAACGTTGTAAATCTGCATTTTCGGGACGCTACCCCATGCCCATCAAGCTAAGTGCAACTCGTACCCCCAAACCGACAAAATCACCCAAAAATCCTAAATATCAAGTTCTATGCTCTTTTTTGCACAGCAAAATCGATATTTTTTTCCACTATGACAAGGGCACGGGTCATAAGGGCTAGCAGTTTTCATCCGTTCTTTCATCGCTCTTTTAAGATCTGTAAGGTCTTCCGTTGCCTCTAGTCCGATAATATATTTCCAGTCATACTGCTCACAAATTTTAGCAACTTTCTCTGCTTTTTCTGAGGATTTCACTTTTACAATGATCGGACGTTGTACAGAACCTAATGGTAACATCATGGGTCACTCCATTTATATATTTTGATGTCGATATGTACGTTAATCTACTATTATTTTATAGGATAAATTCCAAAAATACGTTATTCTTTCTATAAATCTTCCATTTTATAGAAAGGATGGTTTGTTATGGAGCAAGTTTCCCTTTCCCTTCGGGAAGAATTGGACTTAATCGGTAAAGAATTGCATCAGCATTTTTCTCCTACTCAACTCGAAGTATTAGCCAGACAAACTGGGTTCGTACAGCGCAAAAGTAAGCTGACAGCACAAGATTTCGTTGCGGTATGTACCTTTTTAGACCATGACCTCTCTACTCAATCCCTGACATCTTTATGTAGTCAACTTGATGCAGCAAGAAACGTTTCGATGAGTGCCGAAGGACTCAACCAACGGTTTCATGAGTCAGGAGTCGCTTTTCTCCGAACCCTGTTTTCTACTCTTCTCCGTGAAAAATTAGCTTCTTCCTTGCCCATACCTTGGGATCTCGATACTTATTTCCACCGGATTCGGATTTTGGATGCCACTGTTTTTCAACTTCCGGATATTTATGCTAGTCGTTATCCAGGTTCAGGAGGTAGTGCGCATACAGCTGGAATAAAAATTCAATTAGAATATGATCTTAAAACCGGCGAATTTCTACATGTAGACGTAGGAAGTGGTAGCACAAGTGATGGTTTATATGGTGCCAAACTGGCGAAAACGGTAGAGAAACAAGACCTTTGTATTCGAGATTTAGGTTACTTCTGTTTAGAGGATTTTGAACAAATCGAGAAACGTGAAGCTTATTATATTTCACGTTTAAAAAT comes from Neobacillus endophyticus and encodes:
- a CDS encoding MerR family DNA-binding transcriptional regulator is translated as MSEFGKRTSTTVRTLRFYGELGLLTITKQNGSGHKLKLR
- a CDS encoding formate/nitrite transporter family protein, producing METKPLHEVEKLALKKLKVFQQSKIRYISRSMLASMFIGFGVIVAFRSGNFFFLVHSPFAYPIAAFTFGAAIILIAFGGGDLFTGNTFYYTYAALRSRMKWSQVFHLLLYSYIGNILGALAFAFFIYSTGLFEAPDSTSFLMTVVDHKLHAPILQLFFRGILCNWLVCLAFFIPMAFKESGAKMFSMMLFVFCFFISGYEHSIANMCSFAIALVHHHPGTISLAGIIRNLIPVTVGNLIGGEFMMGIMYYYANKPYFSQKEEE
- a CDS encoding L-lactate dehydrogenase, which encodes MHEEKIKRVAIIGTGAVGCSYAYSMINQGVAEELVLIDVNDAKAEGEAMDLNHGMPFAPSPVKVWNGNYSDCEKADLVVITAGLAQKPGETRLELVEKNTKIFKQIVQSIMASHFNGIFLVATNPVDILTYVTWKESGLPKERVIGSGTVLDSARLRFAIGQYLNVDTRNVHAAIIGEHGDTELPVWSHVTIGIEPLETVLEKRNDCNQECLEEIFISVRDAAYQIIGRKGATFYGIGMSLVRITKAILNNENSILTVSVHLNGEYGHRDIYIGVPAVINRNGIRELIEIDLNQKEQEQFNYSVAVLKETMNSIGY
- a CDS encoding DUF3231 family protein, translated to METDNSIRLTSGEIASLWTTYMSDSMAICVIKHALDKVEDTEIRAVLELALNLSQSHVDKIKQIFIDEGFPVPHGFTDEDVDLKAPRLFSDSFWLMYINKMSINGLTAYAMALTTATRADIRDFYTHVNDSTMELYNKSLNVKLSKGLFVRPPYISTPEKIDFVKKQSFLTGWFGERRPINAVEISHIDFNIKKKYVKGSNYAWICSSKPVKGSKEFYITSKRPFFKTH
- a CDS encoding carboxymuconolactone decarboxylase family protein, translating into MENPNDLYKGDDVLYRNSYLKRINELIKMAPAPSKAFLAFEKEAFVSGLISTKTKELIAIAVAHTTGCPYCIDVHVNKYKKYGGTMVEVMEAIIVASAVKAGAALSHGVNALNAYEKNNML
- a CDS encoding MarR family winged helix-turn-helix transcriptional regulator, which encodes MEIELNKQAVLTIRGLYFCIVEQWACINKVHGISSAQQHLLFILSTHEKPLTISEISNLGCWHLSTVSRLLQPLIRENFVTVQKCKTKYKYVSITNHGFEKLKEIAKQVFPLKEFPFDFSDIEQEEVQIFIEIGLKILKNFKGEEFLTWVKKPHFQEYQSS
- a CDS encoding heavy metal translocating P-type ATPase, whose translation is MNNEVQTITKNMSEEQVVSRSSVVETIRSHYELIFALVSGVFILIGWLSEHDHALFVSTTFYLLAFCVGGYAKAKEGIQETLAEKELNVEMLMIIAAIGSAIIGYWAEGAILIFIFSLSGALESYTLNKSQKEISALFELQPEEALRLIDGKEEKVTVDQLQIGDRILIKPGDRIAVDGIIIRGETHIDESAITGESVPNGKKTGDEVFAGTVNIRGSIEVEMTQSSDQTLFQRIIRLVQSAQSEKSPSQLFIEKFEGTYVKVVLIIVGMMMFIPHYALEWSWNETLYRAMILLVVASPCALVASITPAALSAISNGARHGILFKGSAHLEQLASLQAIAFDKTGTLTMGKPIVTDIFVQDGISKEDLLLIAASIENHSTHPLADSIVNYVKNNFDIELRRPEQVEDITGFGLKGKLDGKSYKIGKGDFIGEEAKCFHPLTVNELSQQGKTIVYIADHDSVLGFLALKDVIRDETVEVIRELNTLGIKTIMITGDNEQTAKVIAEESQISEYYASCLPETKVETVKVLKEKYKTVAMVGDGINDAPALATANVGIAMGGGTDVALETADVVLMKNELFRLGQAIRLSKRMNRIVKQNIILSLTIIALLICSNFLQLLALPFGVIGHEGSTLLVILNGLRLLKSDK
- a CDS encoding Crp/Fnr family transcriptional regulator; translation: MISKLNQVIKCFPCLSSIEAKEWNRTDISIVQVPTTPVAFAKGHRLHHAIFILDGCVRIYRVGENGREITLYRVHSGGVCLIMVASVLGDLEYEAYAAIESDVEALIIPAETFRNWIHTYDSLSRFIYGLFIRKMSTVTQLVEEIAFKGIDDRVADYLIKHTSQYSDEIIITHERLSIELGTAREVVSRTLKQFEKEGFLTLHRGKIINIQRKDLQQKFSRFL